One Streptomyces drozdowiczii DNA segment encodes these proteins:
- a CDS encoding TauD/TfdA dioxygenase family protein yields MLTTTAAPYRLERAGQTFAATVHGLDLSEPLTEETVGALTRDLAEHRVLVIPGQRLSHEQHVRVSRRFGPLDVYPVSKYVVPDHPEVLTISNIFKDGQPIGLYDGDEQIEWHTDYSWKARTSRASLLYSVVASETGGDTLFADSTAAYDELPEAVKQRIAGLQGVHSMHHLVETERLTNPHKAPLTAEERERMPDMAHPLVREHPATGRRSLLLGSMIISGIVGLGRAESDALLRELHDHATADRYVYRHQWREGDVVMWDNEATMHTRTPCDRLVSPRLLYRTTVLWD; encoded by the coding sequence ATGCTCACCACCACCGCAGCGCCCTACCGGCTCGAACGGGCCGGCCAGACCTTCGCCGCCACGGTCCACGGACTCGACCTGAGCGAACCGCTGACCGAGGAGACCGTCGGCGCGCTGACCCGCGATCTCGCCGAGCACCGGGTGCTGGTGATCCCCGGTCAGCGGCTCAGCCACGAACAGCACGTCCGGGTCAGCCGCAGGTTCGGGCCGCTGGACGTCTACCCCGTCTCGAAGTACGTGGTCCCCGACCACCCCGAAGTGCTGACCATCAGCAACATCTTCAAGGACGGGCAGCCGATCGGCCTGTACGACGGCGACGAGCAGATCGAGTGGCACACCGACTACAGCTGGAAGGCGCGCACCAGCAGGGCGTCGCTGCTGTACTCCGTCGTCGCGTCGGAGACCGGCGGCGACACGCTGTTCGCCGACTCCACCGCCGCGTACGACGAACTCCCGGAGGCCGTCAAGCAGCGGATCGCCGGGCTCCAGGGCGTGCACTCGATGCACCACCTGGTGGAGACCGAGCGGCTGACCAACCCGCACAAGGCGCCGCTCACCGCCGAGGAACGCGAGCGGATGCCCGACATGGCGCACCCCCTCGTCCGGGAGCACCCCGCGACCGGCCGCCGGTCGCTGCTCCTCGGCAGCATGATCATCAGCGGGATCGTCGGCCTCGGCCGGGCCGAGAGCGACGCGCTGCTGCGCGAGCTGCACGACCACGCGACGGCCGACCGCTATGTGTACCGCCACCAGTGGCGCGAGGGCGACGTGGTGATGTGGGACAACGAGGCCACCATGCACACCCGTACGCCCTGCGACCGCCTCGTCAGCCCGCGCCTGCTGTACCGCACCACCGTGCTGTGGGACTGA
- a CDS encoding cyclase family protein gives MGHPVRTRIIDLSHTIEHGMDTYPGLPGPELSDHLSREESRGRYPAGTEFHIGSITMVANTGTYLDTPFHRYPDGPDLSALDLSRLADVEGVVIDATGIDGRSVGPELFDGVEVTGRAVLIRTGWDRHWRTPRYADAGHPFLSASAVERLVALKPAAVGIDSVNIDDMADMTRPAHTGLLAAGVCVIEHLRGLELLPEDGFRFHAVPAPVAGLGSFPVRAYAVVS, from the coding sequence GTGGGGCACCCCGTCCGGACCAGGATCATCGATCTCTCCCACACCATCGAGCACGGCATGGACACCTACCCGGGCCTTCCCGGGCCGGAGTTGAGCGACCACCTCTCCCGCGAGGAGTCGCGCGGCAGGTACCCGGCCGGCACCGAGTTCCACATCGGTTCCATCACCATGGTCGCCAACACCGGGACCTACCTGGACACCCCCTTCCACCGCTACCCGGACGGCCCCGACCTGTCCGCGCTCGACCTGTCCCGGCTGGCGGACGTGGAGGGCGTCGTCATCGACGCCACGGGCATCGACGGCCGGTCCGTCGGCCCCGAGCTCTTCGACGGCGTCGAGGTCACCGGCCGCGCGGTCCTGATCCGCACCGGCTGGGACCGCCACTGGCGCACCCCCCGGTACGCGGACGCCGGACACCCCTTCCTCAGCGCGAGCGCGGTGGAACGGCTCGTCGCGCTGAAGCCGGCCGCGGTGGGCATCGACTCGGTGAACATCGACGACATGGCGGACATGACGCGCCCCGCCCACACCGGACTCCTCGCGGCGGGGGTCTGCGTCATCGAGCACCTGCGCGGCCTGGAGCTGCTGCCCGAGGACGGATTCCGCTTCCACGCGGTGCCGGCGCCCGTCGCGGGCCTCGGCAGCTTCCCCGTACGGGCGTACGCCGTCGTGAGCTGA
- a CDS encoding pyridoxamine 5'-phosphate oxidase family protein has translation MKPDAFYHEHSRGLQHRFGTTGLAGHLAEKYVLDRLEPEHQEWIAAADEVFVATVGPDGRPDCSYKGGLPGFVRVLDARTLELPSYDGNGMYRTLGNAVAAAHVALLFLPADVPGKLRVGGRARLLTDPEAVAAHEGAEAVLRITVDQVFENCPRYLHDRATGAHSAHCPRPGHLPPEPEWKKKPEYEGLLPLRGPGHPG, from the coding sequence ATGAAGCCCGACGCCTTCTACCACGAGCACAGCCGAGGACTTCAGCACCGGTTCGGCACGACCGGCCTGGCCGGCCACCTCGCCGAGAAGTACGTCCTCGACCGCCTGGAGCCCGAGCACCAGGAGTGGATCGCCGCCGCCGACGAGGTGTTCGTGGCGACCGTCGGCCCCGACGGGCGGCCGGACTGCTCGTACAAGGGCGGACTGCCCGGCTTCGTCCGGGTGCTCGACGCGCGCACGCTGGAACTCCCCAGCTACGACGGGAACGGCATGTACCGCACGCTCGGCAACGCCGTGGCCGCCGCGCACGTCGCCCTGCTCTTCCTGCCCGCCGACGTCCCCGGGAAGCTCCGCGTCGGCGGGCGGGCCCGGCTGCTCACCGACCCGGAGGCGGTCGCCGCGCACGAGGGGGCGGAGGCCGTCCTGCGGATCACGGTGGACCAGGTCTTCGAGAACTGCCCGCGATATCTGCACGACCGGGCCACGGGCGCCCACTCGGCGCACTGCCCCCGCCCCGGCCACCTGCCGCCCGAACCGGAGTGGAAGAAGAAACCGGAGTACGAGGGGCTGCTGCCGCTGCGCGGCCCCGGCCACCCCGGCTGA
- a CDS encoding iron-containing redox enzyme family protein, producing the protein MAGALPGSVLERPRPHGSAISAAFPQDASAPDLAARLQLMTRLHRHYAAYLGGPETFEQIPRLNASQQIGRIESEWLRWEDEQVDTARLPRSADEFRDWFEAVSAAHVQPDFCRYIENEATLDEVALFFLAEELVDSRFDDLVALVQLGSAGASKLVMAENYWDEMGEGALERMHTVLFEHSAVYMRDRLAERDIDTSEINGTEVFENACLTLMYALHRGLVPRALGALGLMEHSAPPRFQAMVDACTRLGVPADVITYQSIHVHVDEGHGADWLDHVLLPLVHSSPAALREVCMGVLTRERVANAYYRRIWQQMKDLRR; encoded by the coding sequence GTGGCTGGAGCACTCCCGGGCAGCGTTCTGGAACGCCCCCGTCCCCACGGCAGCGCGATCTCCGCTGCCTTCCCGCAGGACGCGTCCGCGCCGGACCTGGCCGCACGCCTCCAACTGATGACCCGTCTGCACCGCCACTACGCGGCCTACCTGGGCGGCCCCGAGACCTTCGAGCAGATCCCCCGGCTCAACGCCTCGCAGCAGATCGGCCGCATCGAGAGCGAGTGGCTGCGCTGGGAGGACGAGCAGGTCGACACCGCCCGGCTGCCCCGGTCCGCCGACGAGTTCCGCGACTGGTTCGAGGCGGTCAGCGCCGCCCATGTGCAGCCCGACTTCTGCCGGTACATCGAGAACGAGGCCACGCTCGACGAGGTGGCGCTCTTCTTCCTCGCCGAGGAGCTGGTCGACAGCCGCTTCGACGACCTGGTCGCCCTGGTCCAGCTCGGCTCCGCCGGCGCCAGCAAGCTGGTCATGGCCGAGAACTACTGGGACGAGATGGGCGAGGGCGCGCTCGAACGGATGCACACCGTGCTCTTCGAGCACTCCGCCGTCTACATGCGCGACCGCCTGGCCGAGCGCGACATCGACACCTCCGAGATCAACGGCACGGAGGTCTTCGAGAACGCCTGCCTCACCCTCATGTACGCGCTCCACCGCGGCCTGGTCCCGCGCGCCCTGGGCGCCCTCGGCCTGATGGAGCACAGCGCGCCGCCGCGCTTCCAGGCGATGGTCGACGCCTGCACCCGCCTCGGTGTGCCCGCCGACGTCATCACGTACCAGAGCATCCACGTCCACGTCGACGAGGGCCACGGCGCCGACTGGCTGGACCACGTCCTGCTGCCGCTCGTCCACTCCTCGCCCGCCGCGCTCCGCGAGGTGTGCATGGGCGTGCTCACCCGGGAGCGCGTCGCGAACGCCTACTACCGGCGCATCTGGCAGCAGATGAAGGACCTGCGCCGCTGA
- a CDS encoding phytanoyl-CoA dioxygenase family protein, with amino-acid sequence MPDVARTLTAGPLGTELLDRYRRDGYLMLPPGYLNTDVPGVVDTLLPRLHADDGPRRVMERDNTTVRSVYGLHQTYPEIAEVTRAPELLGAVEQIVGHSAYVHQSKINFKAPFSGDQWEWHQDYIYWLQNDGIQRPDLVNVAIFLDEVTEFNGPLTFVPGSHRRGVLAGTESSGMPAGYEDAPSWVATLTAEEKFQVGHDTVGALVRERGMVSPKGPAGSVLFFSPNILHTSAPNSSPFRRAMVIFVYNSSDNGPQDVSKPRPPFLSEPTVRALTPMPYATGETPQ; translated from the coding sequence ATGCCTGATGTAGCTCGCACCCTGACGGCCGGCCCACTGGGGACCGAACTGCTGGACCGGTACCGGCGCGACGGGTACCTGATGCTGCCCCCGGGCTATCTGAACACCGATGTGCCGGGGGTGGTCGACACGCTGCTGCCCCGGCTCCACGCCGACGACGGCCCGCGCCGCGTCATGGAGCGGGACAACACCACCGTCCGCTCCGTCTACGGACTGCACCAGACCTACCCGGAGATCGCCGAGGTCACCCGGGCGCCCGAGCTGCTGGGCGCGGTCGAGCAGATCGTGGGCCACTCCGCCTACGTCCACCAGTCGAAGATCAACTTCAAGGCGCCGTTCTCCGGGGACCAGTGGGAATGGCACCAGGACTACATCTACTGGCTGCAGAACGACGGCATCCAGCGGCCCGACCTGGTCAACGTGGCGATCTTCCTGGACGAGGTCACCGAGTTCAACGGACCCCTCACCTTCGTCCCCGGCTCGCACCGCCGGGGCGTGCTCGCCGGCACCGAGTCCTCGGGCATGCCGGCCGGCTACGAGGACGCCCCGTCCTGGGTGGCCACGCTCACCGCCGAGGAGAAGTTCCAGGTCGGCCACGACACCGTCGGGGCCCTGGTGCGCGAGCGCGGCATGGTCAGCCCCAAGGGCCCGGCCGGCTCCGTGCTCTTCTTCAGCCCGAACATCCTCCACACCTCCGCGCCGAACAGCTCACCGTTCCGCCGGGCGATGGTGATCTTCGTCTACAACAGCAGCGACAACGGACCGCAGGACGTCTCGAAGCCCCGCCCGCCGTTCCTCAGCGAGCCCACGGTGCGGGCCCTCACACCCATGCCCTACGCGACAGGGGAGACCCCGCAGTGA
- a CDS encoding carboxymuconolactone decarboxylase family protein, producing MRQIVGAMLRHACTQIRYVTAVRQSEARGDVAAVYAQAVEDFGVLAPPLALHSPSPTALAAAWTMLREGLLVDGATDRAARERVAAAVSRANACPYCVDVHRATYETLDGAADEDPELTAWARAAADPGAGTPPWPASWPPDRRAEFLAVAVVFHYLNRMVTLFLAESPMPAAVPGPVRGPMMRTVARAMRPAGAASPAPGRSLPLLPAAPAPEGFSWAEDAPAAADAFGRAAAATDAAVHWLPEPVRALVNGRLDTGDHPRGPSRAWFSDAVAGLPAADRPATALALLVAYAPYQVTDQDVAAFRARHPGDRALVELTSWAALRSALSTGRRLGRNQEARTAPRADGGRRT from the coding sequence ATGAGACAGATCGTGGGAGCGATGCTCCGGCACGCGTGCACACAGATCCGGTACGTCACGGCCGTACGGCAGTCCGAGGCGCGCGGCGACGTCGCCGCCGTCTACGCCCAGGCCGTGGAGGACTTCGGGGTGCTGGCACCCCCGCTCGCCCTGCACTCGCCGTCCCCGACCGCGCTGGCGGCGGCCTGGACGATGCTCCGGGAGGGCCTGCTCGTGGACGGCGCGACCGACCGGGCGGCGCGGGAACGGGTCGCCGCGGCGGTGTCCCGGGCCAACGCCTGCCCGTACTGCGTGGACGTCCACCGGGCCACGTACGAGACCCTGGACGGCGCCGCCGACGAGGACCCCGAGCTGACCGCCTGGGCCCGCGCCGCCGCCGACCCGGGCGCCGGGACCCCGCCCTGGCCAGCCTCCTGGCCGCCGGACCGGCGCGCCGAATTCCTCGCGGTGGCCGTCGTCTTCCACTACCTCAACCGCATGGTGACCCTCTTCCTCGCGGAGTCGCCCATGCCCGCCGCCGTCCCGGGGCCGGTGCGCGGCCCGATGATGCGGACGGTCGCCCGGGCCATGCGCCCCGCCGGTGCCGCGAGCCCGGCGCCCGGCCGGTCGCTCCCCCTGCTGCCCGCCGCCCCGGCCCCGGAGGGCTTCTCCTGGGCGGAGGACGCGCCGGCGGCCGCCGACGCGTTCGGCAGGGCCGCCGCCGCGACGGACGCCGCCGTGCACTGGCTCCCCGAGCCGGTCCGCGCCCTGGTGAACGGGCGCCTGGACACGGGGGACCACCCGCGGGGGCCGAGCCGTGCCTGGTTCTCCGACGCGGTGGCGGGCCTGCCGGCCGCCGACCGGCCCGCCACCGCCCTCGCGCTGCTGGTGGCGTACGCCCCGTACCAGGTGACCGACCAGGACGTCGCCGCGTTCCGCGCCCGCCACCCCGGGGACCGGGCGCTCGTCGAACTCACCTCCTGGGCGGCGCTGCGCTCCGCGCTGAGCACCGGCCGCCGCCTCGGCCGCAACCAGGAGGCGCGTACCGCTCCCCGCGCGGACGGGGGCCGCCGCACATGA